One part of the Gemmatimonadaceae bacterium genome encodes these proteins:
- a CDS encoding ankyrin repeat domain-containing protein → MASPYHRTLPARPDLDQQKAQAKELLQAFVGEDPEAIARVRTELPDKASVVLADAQFVLAREYGFANWAALRAHIESVRADDESVRRQWHTAVGRRDARATRRLLEQHASVRAHINDPVFAFDAPALVATSSDAAMVEVLLEFGADPNRRSEWWAGGFHALYGATSASAERLVAAGAVIDACAAAHLDRGDVLARLIAENPACVHERGGDGQTPLHFARSRDMVDRLLSNGADIDARDVDHRATPAEWMLDRFRGRGRYELARYLVERGASVDIFLAAALGLTERATAIVADNPAALDLRTGQGQYAEQPPSSYHIYFWTIGGGCSPIEVAVQFGHEATAQAMLAFASPLQRLQAACARGDEQAAHAIAREHPGLVASMAPTDHLPLPNAAWHGNAHAVALMLDLGFDPRTPGHDSGTALHCAAWEGSSEIVGLLLRHSAAAELVTIRDAHYGATALGWCCHGSVNGNRSHDHAGVARLLVAAGAPLGQDTSGGSPPVEAVLAAARRAAGA, encoded by the coding sequence ATGGCATCCCCGTACCACCGCACACTCCCCGCACGCCCGGACCTCGACCAGCAGAAGGCGCAGGCGAAGGAACTCCTGCAGGCCTTCGTTGGGGAGGATCCCGAGGCCATCGCCCGCGTTCGCACCGAACTGCCCGACAAGGCGTCCGTGGTCCTTGCGGACGCGCAGTTCGTTCTCGCGCGCGAATACGGGTTCGCGAACTGGGCGGCACTCAGGGCCCATATCGAGTCCGTTCGCGCGGACGATGAGTCCGTACGCAGGCAGTGGCACACGGCCGTCGGGCGGCGCGATGCGCGTGCGACACGTCGACTGCTCGAACAGCACGCGAGCGTTCGTGCCCACATCAACGACCCCGTCTTTGCCTTCGACGCACCGGCACTCGTCGCGACGTCGAGCGACGCGGCGATGGTCGAGGTGCTGCTGGAGTTCGGCGCTGACCCCAATCGCAGGAGCGAGTGGTGGGCGGGCGGCTTTCACGCCCTGTACGGCGCCACGAGCGCTTCGGCGGAACGCCTGGTTGCCGCCGGTGCCGTCATCGATGCGTGTGCCGCGGCACACCTCGATCGCGGCGACGTGCTGGCGCGTCTCATCGCGGAGAACCCGGCGTGCGTCCACGAGCGCGGTGGCGACGGGCAGACTCCGCTGCACTTCGCACGCTCCCGCGACATGGTCGACCGGCTACTCTCCAACGGCGCCGACATAGACGCGCGCGACGTGGACCATCGCGCGACGCCAGCCGAATGGATGCTCGATCGGTTCCGCGGGCGAGGACGATACGAACTGGCCCGCTACCTCGTGGAACGCGGCGCCTCCGTCGACATCTTCCTCGCCGCAGCACTCGGCCTCACCGAGCGCGCAACGGCGATCGTCGCTGACAACCCGGCCGCGCTCGATCTGCGCACCGGGCAGGGCCAGTACGCGGAGCAGCCGCCGAGCAGCTATCACATCTACTTCTGGACGATCGGCGGCGGCTGCTCGCCGATCGAGGTCGCGGTGCAGTTCGGGCACGAGGCGACGGCGCAAGCGATGCTGGCGTTTGCCTCGCCGTTGCAACGCCTGCAGGCCGCCTGCGCCCGAGGCGATGAGCAGGCCGCACACGCCATCGCGCGAGAGCATCCAGGTCTCGTCGCCTCCATGGCACCCACCGATCACCTCCCGCTTCCGAACGCGGCGTGGCATGGCAACGCGCACGCCGTGGCGCTGATGCTCGACCTCGGTTTCGATCCGCGCACACCGGGCCACGATTCCGGAACGGCGCTGCACTGCGCGGCCTGGGAAGGGTCGTCGGAGATCGTGGGTCTCCTGTTGCGCCACTCCGCGGCCGCCGAGCTCGTGACGATCCGCGACGCACACTATGGTGCGACCGCGCTTGGCTGGTGTTGCCATGGATCAGTCAATGGCAATCGATCACATGATCACGCGGGCGTGGCGCGTCTCCTGGTCGCAGCTGGTGCGCCACTCGGGCAGGATACGAGCGGAGGTTCGCCTCCGGTGGAGGCGGTGCTCGCAGCGGCGCGCCGGGCCGCCGGAGCATAG